The Amycolatopsis sp. DG1A-15b genome window below encodes:
- a CDS encoding tetratricopeptide repeat protein, translated as MTFRSEATSPSGVHNSLGGDAAGTVLQAGTITGDVWIAGPRRAEPAPVPRQLPAAPSHFTSRAGELAALDDVAGEDTGGRPAVAVLVGPGGVGKTALAVTWGARHAGSYPDGQLYADLRGFSPGTAVVPEEALSAFLRALGVAPERVPPDLAEQAALFRTTTAGRRLLVVLDNAFSAAQVRPLVPASAGCLVLVTSRLRLDGLGSEGARFLDVAPLSQPKAVELVVQAVGRSRVAGEMAAVAELAVLCGRLPIALRVASARLASRPRWPVARVVAELGDERSRLSRLSAEGDAPVAAMFDWSYRALPPTAATLYRLLSEFPGASFGVDVAVAATGLTEPATSDGLELLVDASLLEEVGELRFRFHDLVRLHARAQRDSGRAEVLPRLATWFLHEMTRANMVVIPLRWRISPVCEQYRTAPPAFGSGREALDWLDGQLPNVLAVLEAAAEQQHDRLAWQLCEALWELFLHRKHFPRWLRSHEIGIAAAQRCRDAVAESRLRCQLGRAYLDLGRFEAAERECGHALELARAAGSRHNESVALDQLGTAAQGRGDVPAAISFYTGSLEIERELGIDRGVAQRHRRIGEVLAKADRPAEAAEHLQRARRMFADLGDEKDEAKVLVGLARLDARGGDIASAKRRLERARTVLAEAGSAVYQADVLVGFADVAECENDPRAARGHLVEALELYEQVGGPQVERVRARLRRYDAEIAEAPAAENPDVTGDGGELAPHDAEVTAAVPDHAPAPRQPDGRDGQPRQLDE; from the coding sequence ATGACGTTTCGGAGCGAGGCCACCTCACCATCCGGAGTCCACAATTCCCTCGGCGGCGACGCGGCCGGCACGGTGCTGCAGGCCGGGACGATCACCGGCGACGTGTGGATCGCCGGCCCCCGCCGGGCGGAGCCCGCCCCGGTGCCCCGGCAGCTGCCGGCGGCGCCGTCGCACTTCACGAGCCGGGCCGGCGAACTCGCGGCCTTGGACGACGTCGCCGGGGAAGACACCGGTGGACGGCCGGCGGTGGCCGTGCTGGTCGGGCCGGGCGGCGTCGGCAAGACCGCCCTCGCCGTCACCTGGGGTGCCCGGCACGCCGGCAGCTACCCCGACGGTCAGCTCTACGCCGACCTGCGGGGGTTCTCGCCGGGGACCGCGGTCGTCCCGGAAGAGGCGCTCAGCGCGTTCCTGCGTGCGCTGGGGGTCGCGCCCGAGCGCGTGCCGCCCGACTTGGCCGAGCAGGCGGCCCTGTTCCGGACGACGACGGCGGGCCGGCGGTTGCTGGTCGTGCTGGACAACGCGTTCTCGGCGGCCCAGGTCCGCCCGCTGGTGCCCGCGTCTGCCGGCTGCCTGGTGCTGGTGACCAGCCGCCTGCGGCTGGACGGGCTCGGGTCCGAAGGTGCGCGATTCCTCGACGTGGCGCCCCTTTCCCAGCCGAAGGCCGTCGAGCTGGTCGTGCAGGCGGTTGGCCGGTCGAGAGTCGCCGGTGAAATGGCCGCGGTCGCCGAGCTGGCGGTCCTTTGCGGACGGTTGCCGATCGCGCTGCGCGTGGCGTCGGCCCGGCTGGCGTCCCGGCCGCGGTGGCCGGTCGCGCGGGTGGTGGCCGAACTCGGCGACGAACGATCCCGGCTGAGCCGGCTTTCGGCGGAGGGCGACGCCCCGGTGGCGGCGATGTTCGACTGGTCGTACCGGGCGTTGCCGCCGACGGCCGCGACGCTGTACCGGCTGCTGAGCGAGTTCCCGGGCGCTTCGTTCGGCGTCGACGTGGCGGTGGCGGCGACCGGCCTGACCGAACCGGCGACCAGCGACGGGCTGGAGCTGCTCGTCGACGCGAGCCTCCTGGAAGAGGTCGGCGAGCTCCGCTTCCGGTTCCACGACCTCGTCCGCCTGCACGCCCGCGCGCAGCGTGATTCCGGCCGGGCCGAGGTGCTCCCGCGGCTGGCGACCTGGTTCCTGCACGAGATGACGCGGGCGAACATGGTCGTCATCCCGCTGCGCTGGCGGATCAGCCCGGTGTGCGAGCAGTACCGCACCGCGCCGCCCGCGTTCGGCTCGGGACGGGAAGCGCTCGACTGGCTCGACGGACAGCTGCCGAACGTGCTGGCGGTGCTGGAAGCGGCCGCCGAACAGCAGCACGACCGGCTGGCGTGGCAGCTGTGCGAGGCCCTGTGGGAGCTGTTCCTGCACCGGAAGCACTTCCCCCGCTGGCTGCGTTCGCACGAGATCGGCATCGCGGCGGCGCAGCGCTGCCGGGACGCGGTCGCGGAGTCGCGGCTGCGCTGCCAGCTCGGCCGCGCGTACCTGGACCTGGGCCGGTTCGAGGCCGCGGAGCGCGAATGCGGTCACGCACTGGAGCTGGCGCGCGCGGCCGGGAGCCGGCACAACGAATCGGTGGCGCTCGACCAGCTGGGAACGGCGGCGCAGGGCCGCGGCGACGTTCCGGCGGCGATCTCGTTCTACACCGGCAGCCTGGAGATCGAACGCGAGCTGGGCATCGACCGCGGCGTCGCCCAGCGGCACCGCCGCATCGGCGAGGTACTGGCCAAGGCGGACCGGCCGGCCGAAGCGGCGGAGCACCTCCAGCGCGCCCGCCGGATGTTCGCCGACCTGGGAGACGAGAAGGACGAGGCGAAGGTCCTGGTCGGGCTGGCTCGCCTGGACGCTCGCGGCGGCGACATCGCCTCGGCGAAGCGTCGCCTGGAGCGGGCGCGGACGGTACTGGCGGAGGCGGGCTCAGCGGTCTACCAGGCGGACGTCCTGGTCGGTTTCGCCGACGTGGCGGAGTGCGAGAACGACCCGAGGGCGGCCCGCGGCCACCTCGTCGAGGCATTGGAGCTGTACGAGCAGGTCGGCGGGCCGCAGGTGGAGCGGGTCCGCGCCCGGCTGCGGCGATACGACGCCGAGATCGCGGAGGCGCCGGCCGCCGAGAACCCAGACGTAACCGGCGACGGCGGCGAGCTCGCCCCGCACGATGCCGAGGTCACCGCGGCGGTGCCCGACCACGCACCGGCACCCCGCCAGCCGGACGGCCGCGATGGTCAACCCCGGCAGCTCGATGAATGA
- a CDS encoding helix-turn-helix transcriptional regulator translates to MTKAHSPVASQRRVLAEMKEAREALQLTQKEVAEALDWSVSKLIRIEGGTVGLSITDLKALLLHYGITDRDRVEKYVAMAKAGREPGWWDQYKRTNSPEFVKFLGLESAAVVLRQYQLLVVPGLLQIPAYTSSLALTASGKPELADLHVRLRRDRQQRLADPDLENFFILDESVLHRRITDADVWRQQLQHLRDIALQPNVTLRVLPYKAGWVRGMQSSFELLQLSEQSNDLFLDVEQPDGDQFFDDVTGAVKAAEFIQLFFGLEEAAHSADETPELIDRMLERLDD, encoded by the coding sequence ATGACTAAGGCGCACTCCCCAGTGGCCAGCCAGCGGCGGGTGCTGGCCGAAATGAAGGAGGCGCGAGAAGCCCTGCAGTTGACGCAAAAGGAGGTCGCGGAGGCACTCGACTGGTCCGTCTCGAAGCTGATCCGCATCGAAGGCGGCACGGTCGGCCTGTCCATCACCGATCTGAAGGCCCTCCTGCTGCACTACGGCATCACCGACCGGGATCGCGTCGAAAAATATGTCGCGATGGCCAAAGCGGGAAGGGAACCCGGCTGGTGGGACCAGTACAAGCGGACCAACAGCCCGGAGTTCGTGAAATTCCTCGGTCTGGAGTCGGCCGCCGTGGTCCTGCGCCAGTACCAGCTGCTGGTGGTCCCGGGCCTGCTCCAGATACCGGCCTACACGAGTTCGCTGGCTTTGACGGCATCGGGAAAGCCGGAACTCGCCGATCTGCACGTCAGGTTGCGCCGGGATCGTCAACAGCGGCTGGCGGACCCGGACCTGGAGAACTTCTTCATCCTCGACGAATCGGTGCTGCACCGCCGCATCACCGACGCCGACGTGTGGCGGCAGCAACTGCAGCACCTCCGCGACATCGCCCTGCAACCCAACGTGACCCTGCGAGTCCTGCCCTACAAGGCGGGCTGGGTCCGGGGGATGCAGAGCTCCTTCGAGCTACTCCAGTTGTCCGAACAGTCGAACGATTTGTTCCTCGACGTGGAGCAGCCCGACGGAGATCAGTTCTTCGACGACGTCACCGGCGCCGTCAAGGCCGCCGAGTTCATCCAGCTCTTCTTCGGCCTCGAAGAGGCAGCGCATTCCGCCGACGAAACACCTGAGCTGATCGACCGCATGCTGGAAAGGCTGGACGACTGA